Proteins found in one Saccharomyces kudriavzevii IFO 1802 strain IFO1802 genome assembly, chromosome: 11 genomic segment:
- the MRPL38 gene encoding mitochondrial 54S ribosomal protein uL14m (similar to Saccharomyces cerevisiae MRPL38 (YKL170W); ancestral locus Anc_1.179), translating to MIFLKSVIKVIDNSGAQLAECIKVIRKGSPKSPAMVGDRIVCVIQKAKPLTQNITGTANTNRVKKGDICHAIVVRSKQRNMSRKDGSMVAFGDTACVLINKNTGEPLGTRIIANDGCVDRTLKDKGYNKICSLASRVI from the coding sequence atgatatttcTTAAATCAGTTATTAAGGTGATCGACAACTCAGGTGCGCAATTAGCAGAGTGTATTAAAGTCATCAGAAAGGGATCTCCCAAAAGCCCTGCCATGGTTGGAGATAGAATAGTGTGTGTTATCCAGAAAGCAAAACCTTTGACTCAAAACATCACAGGAACAGCTAATACTAATCGTGTCAAAAAAGGCGATATTTGTCACGCAATTGTCGTAAGATCTAAGCAGCGTAATATGAGCAGAAAGGATGGCTCTATGGTTGCATTCGGAGACACTGCCTGTGTTTTGATAAATAAGAATACCGGTGAGCCCCTAGGGACAAGAATCATAGCTAACGATGGATGTGTAGATAGAACATTGAAAGATAAGGGATACAATAAGATATGCTCCTTAGCTAGTAGGGTCATATAA
- the EBP2 gene encoding Ebp2p (similar to Saccharomyces cerevisiae EBP2 (YKL172W); ancestral locus Anc_1.175): protein MAKGLKLKELLSHQKEIEKANKLENDLKKKKAQGLKKEEPTIISATDLEKLQKKKKELEVENEVATNGEEYQSQAMSKKEKRKLKKELKKTQEMGTLKAQQHETDVGDDKEEEEEEEEEDGRLDLERLAKSDSESEEDEEEDEEDGVVAEEDDVVSEEKEEEEEEEEEQDVPLSDVEFDSDADVVPYHKLTINNTKAMKHALERVQLPWKKHSFQEHQSITSQTNTDEQIKDIYDDTERELAFYKQSLDAVSVARDELKRLKVAFKRPLDYFAEMVKSDEHMDKIKGKLIEEASDKKAREGARRQRQLKKFGKQVQNATLQKRHLEKRETLDKIKSLKNKRKHNEIDHSEFNVGVEEEVEGKRSERGKPNGKRAAKNSKYGQGGMKRFKRKNDADSSADVTGFSSRKMKGKPSRPGKNRRPRRF, encoded by the coding sequence ATGGCTAAAGGTTTAAAGTTGAAGGAATTGCTATCGCatcaaaaggaaattgaaaaagctaATAAGCTTGAAAATGACctaaagaagaagaaagctcaaggattgaaaaaagaagaacctACCATCATATCAGCCACTGATTTAGAGAAActtcagaagaaaaagaaggagcTTGAAGTCGAGAATGAAGTTGCCACCAATGGTGAAGAATATCAAAGCCAGGCCATGtctaagaaagaaaaaagaaaattaaagaaagaattgaagaagacgCAAGAGATGGGGACATTAAAGGCCCAACAGCATGAAACCGATGTAGGCGATgataaagaagaggaagaagaggaagaagaagaagacggAAGGTTAGATCTTGAAAGGTTGGCCAAGAGTGACTCTGaatctgaagaagatgaagaagaagatgaagaagacggTGTCGTtgctgaagaagacgatGTTGTTTctgaagagaaagaagaagaagaagaagaagaagaggagcAAGACGTTCCGTTATCAGACGTCGAGTTCGATTCTGATGCTGATGTTGTCCCATATCATAAATTAACCATCAACAACACCAAAGCCATGAAACATGCCTTGGAAAGAGTACAATTGCCTTGGAAAAAACATTCCTTCCAAGAGCATCAAAGTATCACGTCTCAAACTAATACGGATGAACAGATCAAGGATATCTACGATGATACCGAGAGAGAATTGGCATTCTACAAGCAATCGTTGGACGCTGTCTCGGTGGCACGTGACGAATTGAAGCGACTAAAAGTAGCCTTCAAAAGACCGTTGGATTATTTTGCTGAAATGGTTAAGAGCGACGAGCACATGGACAAGATCAAGGGCAAGCTGATCGAAGAGGCCAGCGACAAAAAGGCGCGTGAAGGAGCTAGAAGACAACGACAACTAAAGAAATTCGGTAAACAAGTCCAAAATGCCACTCTCCAGAAACGTCacttggaaaaaagagaaacaCTGGACAAGAtcaaatctttgaagaacaaaagaaagcacAATGAGATCGACCACTCTGAGTTTAACGTCGGTGTGGAGGAAGAAGTGGAAGGAAAGAGGTCCGAGAGAGGCAAGCCAAACGGTAAGAGGGCCGCAAAGAATTCCAAGTATGGTCAGGGTGGTAtgaaaagattcaaaagaaagaacgaTGCAGACTCCTCCGCTGATGTTACCGGCTTTTCCTCCAGGAAAATGAAGGGTAAACCCAGCAGACCAGGAAAGAACAGACGTCCCAGACGATTCTAA
- the NNK1 gene encoding protein kinase NNK1 (similar to Saccharomyces cerevisiae NNK1 (YKL171W); ancestral locus Anc_1.178), which yields MFTSQRQLRQNGSPMSSSPRSSLHSSDKASPASGSPASNPSYGRDLRGLVGIDIPTNEPALNRANSSDTLYFRPKKIYKMDHEHPSRSTLVQLHTRSRPDVSTGSHVNADIERGGVELEDSCGKRSLYTMGAEYVPDLDFTKLVDDWQKSSDDLYEFRSSATPQVESKDDDKGNYELWNSPDAILARNKLRRDSFFQENSDSLSPEGSLLSRDLHSKVKPIPLPRSSQPIFTPLSNLEAERRSSYTTNSNNNSITQNNKFSLAKLKYSLPSQSSAVPASFDSNASSLNFLPTTTLSTLSEMQISPNDMIDLIQKLPRNFLNLPYSQRKKVIIEHAPYRDYKAMMSLVKKFMLTSSRSNFSLAGFANNASVTETTINDNNVNSRNQSNTSNDNYINTRPPQRSRHGSIASQFLSSFSPSMTSIAKMNSNPLSGSASGSGRPDDKGMEILGHQLGKIIGFGAWGIIRECFDIETGVGRVIKIVKFKGHENVKRHVLREVAIWKTLKHSRILPLLDWKLDENYAMYCLTERINDGTLYDLVISWDESKRSKIPFSERCRMTIFLSLQLLSALEYMHSKKIVHGDIKLENCLLQKGPKKSDWKVFLCDFGMSCHFDDKHLYRNDNSDENITNSNRRRKGEKNDEQTTLIKYPTTNFLPDDLSNDFDANEDIKYQLENRKHQPFTAKELISASSHSLKHLNQAPSSSSSSNLFHKPASQPQPQHRYPFHGRHKTTVFPNLGPEPSKYIGSLPYASPELLKYSDTRRAKSIEMHIYESPDSSQSEISAASSSSSNLSSIPSTSNASINAKPDVGTNSSSGSSTGIECSISPLGPASDIWALGVTLYTMLVGKLPFNHEFEPRLRSLIKAGEFDRFSLSQVCKYDRKRTEETIGEGLYDTVIGCLTIDLNKRWDLQRIEKVIQNEMRVSESIYDDNDL from the coding sequence ATGTTTACATCGCAGCGACAACTTCGACAAAATGGGAGCCCGATGTCATCATCACCACGTTCATCACTACATTCATCTGACAAGGCGTCGCCAGCATCCGGCTCTCCGGCCTCGAATCCCAGCTATGGAAGGGACTTGCGAGGCCTAGTAGGAATTGACATCCCTACTAACGAGCCGGCGCTCAACAGGGCGAACAGCAGCGATACCCTCTATTTCAGGCCCAAGAAGATCTATAAGATGGACCATGAGCACCCATCACGATCTACTTTGGTACAGCTGCATACAAGGTCGCGGCCGGACGTTTCCACCGGCAGCCACGTAAACGCTGATATTGAGCGTGGAGGAGTTGAGTTGGAAGATTCGTGTGGAAAACGATCTTTATACACTATGGGGGCGGAATACGTCCCAGATTTAGACTTCACAAAGCTAGTGGATGATTGGCAAAAATCCAGTGACGATTTGTATGAATTCAGAAGCAGCGCCACCCCACAGGTGGAAAGCAAAGACGATGATAAGGGCAATTATGAACTTTGGAATTCTCCAGATGCAATACTGGCCCGAAACAAACTTCGAAGAgatagtttttttcaagagaaTAGCGATTCATTAAGTCCAGAGGGCTCTCTTTTATCGAGAGACCTGCACTCTAAGGTTAAGCCTATCCCTCTACCTAGGAGCAGCCAACCGATATTTACGCCCCTCTCCAACCTAGAAGCGGAAAGAAGGTCCTCATATACAACTAATAGCAACAATAATAGCATAACACAAAATAACAAATTCTCCCTAGCCAAACTAAAATATTCACTTCCAAGTCAGAGCTCTGCAGTACCTGCATCCTTTGATTCGAACGCTTCATCactaaattttcttccaacaaCCACATTGTCAACGTTGTCAGAAATGCAAATAAGCCCCAACGATATGATAGATTTGATTCAGAAACTTCCTAGGAATTTTCTAAACTTGCCATACTcgcaaaggaaaaaagttaTTATTGAGCATGCACCCTACCGGGACTACAAAGCCATGATGTCAttagtgaaaaaattcatgcTAACCTCTTCTAGAAGTAACTTTTCTCTTGCTGGATTTGCCAATAATGCTTCAGTTACAGAGACTACAATAAATGATAATAACGTCAATAGCAGGAACCAATCCAACACCAGCAATGACAACTACATAAACACGCGTCCACCACAGCGTTCTAGACACGGCTCCATTGCATCCCAATTTTTAAGCTCTTTTTCACCTTCCATGACGTCTATAGCTAAAATGAATTCCAACCCGTTGAGTGGAAGTGCTAGTGGTAGCGGAAGGCCAGACGATAAGGGCATGGAGATACTAGGTCACCAATTGGGTAAAATTATAGGCTTCGGGGCGTGGGGTATCATACGTGAATGTTTTGATATCGAGACTGGCGTAGGGAGAGTGATAAAAATTGTGAAGTTCAAAGGACATGAAAATGTTAAGAGGCACGTGTTAAGGGAAGTGGCCATATGGAAAACTTTGAAGCACAGTAGAATACTCCCTCTTTTGGATTGGAaacttgatgaaaattatGCAATGTACTGTCTGACAGAAAGAATTAACGACGGTACTTTGTACGACTTGGTGATATCCTGGGATGAATCCAAACGCTCTAAGATACCATTTTCAGAGAGGTGCAGAATGACCATCTTTTTGAGTTTACAGCTACTATCTGCTTTAGAATACATGCATTCCAAGAAGATTGTCCATGGCGATATAAAATTAGAAAATTGTCTCCTACAAAAAGGACCTAAAAAATCGGACTGGAAAGTGTTTTTATGTGATTTTGGAATGAGTTGTCATTTCGATGACAAACATCTCTATCGTAACGATAATTCCGATGAAAATATCACCAATAGTAATAGACGTAgaaaaggggaaaaaaatgacgaaCAAACAACTTTAATAAAATATCCCACGACGAATTTTTTACCCGATGACTTGAGCAACGATTTTGATGCGAATGAAGATATAAAATACCAACTTGAAAACCGGAAGCATCAACCCTTTACAGCAAAAGAACTGATTAGCGCCAGCTCGCATTCTTTAAAGCATCTCAACCAAgcaccttcttcttcttcatcatctaaTCTATTTCACAAGCCAGCCTCTCAACCTCAGCCGCAACACCGATATCCGTTCCATGGAAGACACAAAACTACTGTTTTTCCAAACCTGGGGCCTGAACCTTCTAAATACATCGGATCTTTACCTTACGCTTCTCCGGAGCTTCTAAAATACTCGGATACAAGACGTGCAAAATCTATTGAAATGCATATTTATGAATCGCCAGATTCTTCTCAATCAGAAATTAGCGCGGCGTCGTCATCGTCCTCTAATCTGTCTTCTATACCATCGACTTCAAACGCTTCCATTAACGCTAAACCTGATGTCGGTACAAACTCGTCATCTGGTTCCTCAACCGGCATAGAATGCAGCATTTCTCCGTTAGGGCCAGCGTCTGATATATGGGCCTTGGGGGTAACGCTGTATACCATGTTGGTGGGCAAATTACCATTCAATCATGAATTTGAGCCTAGATTACGCTCTTTAATAAAAGCAGGTGAATTTGATCGGTTTTCTTTATCCCAAGTTTGTAAATATGACAGAAAACGAACTGAAGAGACGATTGGCGAAGGATTGTATGATACAGTCATCGGATGTTTGACAATTGACTTGAACAAGAGATGGGATCTGCAAAGGATAGAGAAGGTCATTCAAAACGAAATGAGAGTAAGCGAATCCATttatgatgataatgactTATGA